One stretch of Narcine bancroftii isolate sNarBan1 chromosome 8, sNarBan1.hap1, whole genome shotgun sequence DNA includes these proteins:
- the LOC138741515 gene encoding hydroxymethylglutaryl-CoA lyase, mitochondrial-like isoform X1 → MAALSTALKWPRLPSVAAAVFQRALASTTSAAVAQSLPEHVKIVEVGPRDGLQNEKVIVPADVKIQLINLLSEAGLAVVEATSFVSPKWVPQMADQQQVMQGIQRYPNVSYPVLTPNLKGFETALKAGAREVAIFGAASEMFSERNINCSIDESLQRFEEVMKAAKDANVPVRGYVSCVLGCPYEGNVSPIKVAEVAKKLYSMGCYEISLGDTIGVGTPGSMHKMLAAVIKEVPVSALAVHCHDTYGQALVNIFAALQMGICTVDSSVAGLGGCPYAAGASGNVATEDVVYMLNGLGIRTGVDLQKLMEAGAFICKALKRKTNSKVAQASCKL, encoded by the exons ATGGCCGCGCTCTCGACCGCGCTGAAGTGGCCCAGGCTGCCCAGCGTGGCCGCGGCGGTCTTCCAGCGTGCGCTCGCCTCAACG ACTAGTGCAGCTGTGGCGCAGTCTTTGCCTGAGCACGTGAAAATTGTTGAAGTTGGACCCAGAGATGGACTGCAGAATGAAAAG GTCATCGTTCCGGCTGATGTGAAAATTCAATTAATTAATCTTCTCTCAGAGGCTGGATTGGCTGTTGTTGAAGCAACAAGTTTTGTGTCGCCAAAATGGGTTCCTCAG ATGGCTGATCAGCAACAAGTGATGCAAGGAATCCAAAGATATCCAAATGTGAGCTATCCAGTGTTGACTCCAAATCTAAAAGGGTTTGAGACTGCA CTGAAAGCAGGTGCAAGAGAGGTAGCCATCTTTGGAGCAGCTTCAGAAATGTTCAGTGAAAGAAATATTAATTGTTCAATTGATGAAAGTCTACAGCGATTTGAAGAGGTGATGAAAGCAGCAAAGGATGCAAATGTTCCAGTCCGAGG GTATGTGTCCTGTGTCCTTGGCTGTCCTTATGAAGGGAATGTTTCCCCTATTAAAGTTGCagag GTGGCCAAGAAGCTTTATTCCATGGGCTGTTATGAAATATCTCTGGGAGATACCATTGGTGTAGGAACACCAGGCAGCATGCACAAAATGCTGGCAGCTGTAATCAAGGAAGTTCCAGTCAGTGCATTAGCTGTTCACTGTCATGATACATATGGTCAGGCTCTTGTCAACATCTTTGCAGCATTACAG ATGGGAATCTGTACAGTGGATTCATCAGTGGCTGGCTTGGGTGGTTGTCCTTATGCAGCCGGTGCATCAGGCAATGTGGCAACGGAGGATGTAGTCTACATGTTGAATGGGTTAGGAATTCGCACA GGAGTGGATCTGCAGAAGTTAATGGAGGCTGGTGCATTCATCTGCAAAGCTTTGAAGAGGAAAACCAATTCCAAAGTGGCTCAAGCATCTTGCAAGTTATAA
- the LOC138741515 gene encoding hydroxymethylglutaryl-CoA lyase, mitochondrial-like isoform X3 produces MADQQQVMQGIQRYPNVSYPVLTPNLKGFETALKAGAREVAIFGAASEMFSERNINCSIDESLQRFEEVMKAAKDANVPVRGYVSCVLGCPYEGNVSPIKVAEVAKKLYSMGCYEISLGDTIGVGTPGSMHKMLAAVIKEVPVSALAVHCHDTYGQALVNIFAALQMGICTVDSSVAGLGGCPYAAGASGNVATEDVVYMLNGLGIRTGVDLQKLMEAGAFICKALKRKTNSKVAQASCKL; encoded by the exons ATGGCTGATCAGCAACAAGTGATGCAAGGAATCCAAAGATATCCAAATGTGAGCTATCCAGTGTTGACTCCAAATCTAAAAGGGTTTGAGACTGCA CTGAAAGCAGGTGCAAGAGAGGTAGCCATCTTTGGAGCAGCTTCAGAAATGTTCAGTGAAAGAAATATTAATTGTTCAATTGATGAAAGTCTACAGCGATTTGAAGAGGTGATGAAAGCAGCAAAGGATGCAAATGTTCCAGTCCGAGG GTATGTGTCCTGTGTCCTTGGCTGTCCTTATGAAGGGAATGTTTCCCCTATTAAAGTTGCagag GTGGCCAAGAAGCTTTATTCCATGGGCTGTTATGAAATATCTCTGGGAGATACCATTGGTGTAGGAACACCAGGCAGCATGCACAAAATGCTGGCAGCTGTAATCAAGGAAGTTCCAGTCAGTGCATTAGCTGTTCACTGTCATGATACATATGGTCAGGCTCTTGTCAACATCTTTGCAGCATTACAG ATGGGAATCTGTACAGTGGATTCATCAGTGGCTGGCTTGGGTGGTTGTCCTTATGCAGCCGGTGCATCAGGCAATGTGGCAACGGAGGATGTAGTCTACATGTTGAATGGGTTAGGAATTCGCACA GGAGTGGATCTGCAGAAGTTAATGGAGGCTGGTGCATTCATCTGCAAAGCTTTGAAGAGGAAAACCAATTCCAAAGTGGCTCAAGCATCTTGCAAGTTATAA
- the LOC138741515 gene encoding hydroxymethylglutaryl-CoA lyase, mitochondrial-like isoform X2, with protein MAALSTALKWPRLPSVAAAVFQRALASTTSAAVAQSLPEHVKIVEVGPRDGLQNEKVIVPADVKIQLINLLSEAGLAVVEATSFVSPKWVPQMADQQQVMQGIQRYPNVSYPVLTPNLKGFETALKAGAREVAIFGAASEMFSERNINCSIDESLQRFEEVMKAAKDANVPVRGYVSCVLGCPYEGNVSPIKVAEMGICTVDSSVAGLGGCPYAAGASGNVATEDVVYMLNGLGIRTGVDLQKLMEAGAFICKALKRKTNSKVAQASCKL; from the exons ATGGCCGCGCTCTCGACCGCGCTGAAGTGGCCCAGGCTGCCCAGCGTGGCCGCGGCGGTCTTCCAGCGTGCGCTCGCCTCAACG ACTAGTGCAGCTGTGGCGCAGTCTTTGCCTGAGCACGTGAAAATTGTTGAAGTTGGACCCAGAGATGGACTGCAGAATGAAAAG GTCATCGTTCCGGCTGATGTGAAAATTCAATTAATTAATCTTCTCTCAGAGGCTGGATTGGCTGTTGTTGAAGCAACAAGTTTTGTGTCGCCAAAATGGGTTCCTCAG ATGGCTGATCAGCAACAAGTGATGCAAGGAATCCAAAGATATCCAAATGTGAGCTATCCAGTGTTGACTCCAAATCTAAAAGGGTTTGAGACTGCA CTGAAAGCAGGTGCAAGAGAGGTAGCCATCTTTGGAGCAGCTTCAGAAATGTTCAGTGAAAGAAATATTAATTGTTCAATTGATGAAAGTCTACAGCGATTTGAAGAGGTGATGAAAGCAGCAAAGGATGCAAATGTTCCAGTCCGAGG GTATGTGTCCTGTGTCCTTGGCTGTCCTTATGAAGGGAATGTTTCCCCTATTAAAGTTGCagag ATGGGAATCTGTACAGTGGATTCATCAGTGGCTGGCTTGGGTGGTTGTCCTTATGCAGCCGGTGCATCAGGCAATGTGGCAACGGAGGATGTAGTCTACATGTTGAATGGGTTAGGAATTCGCACA GGAGTGGATCTGCAGAAGTTAATGGAGGCTGGTGCATTCATCTGCAAAGCTTTGAAGAGGAAAACCAATTCCAAAGTGGCTCAAGCATCTTGCAAGTTATAA